One genomic window of Mycteria americana isolate JAX WOST 10 ecotype Jacksonville Zoo and Gardens chromosome 6, USCA_MyAme_1.0, whole genome shotgun sequence includes the following:
- the LYSMD2 gene encoding lysM and putative peptidoglycan-binding domain-containing protein 2 isoform X3 — MAESLREEPPGGPESEAELSQRLAHTKARSYGSTASVAAPLAERYVEHRLSAGDTLQGIALKYGVTRRGE, encoded by the coding sequence ATGGCCGAGTCGCTGCGGGAGGAGCCGCCGGGCGGGCCGGAGTCGGAGGCCGAGCTGTCGCAGCGGCTGGCCCACACCAAGGCTCGCTCGTACGGCAGCACGGCGAGCGTGGCGGCGCCGCTGGCCGAGCGCTACGTGGAGCACCGGCTCAGCGCCGGGGACACGCTGCAGGGCATCGCCCTCAAGTACGGCGTCACG